Proteins from a single region of Streptomyces spectabilis:
- a CDS encoding IucA/IucC family protein, with translation MNATPASDGRPQPHPSGACGTQSPSAAESGTVPQQKGRTHEAKRLPHGTADFLDHPDPQVAAQAAAVENLLRCWVRENGITAPDHGSLRIPLHASATALLVPVDYWSPTGWHRFGLPYLEDDPDAAPPVDAVTVAALLTRETASMEEGSPTAPEPTDAHRAEQADSSSGQEQAPVKPGLDAPTVSDAVPSAPQASESTTSEAKVPEVEVPEAGAPEAKSPEAKAPEVEGPEGEGPEARALTPSAATQPPSPQMPTRQPPTGLPAPDATGPAPAGVLSGSAPATGATAPPDEPRTSTPAAQESTDGADLVARVADSVRRTADFLADRRDNLDDTPDLFLAAEQSLLLGHPLHPTPKSREGLSTTESRLYSPELRGSFPLHWLAVDHSVLAKASAWTERGRTVPAEQLTARLAGPGLAPPDGHALLPVHPWQMRELKHRPEAAELLAAGLLKDCGPHGAPWCPTSSVRTLYRSGAPAMLKLSLGLRITNSRRENLRKELHRGVEVHRLLRSGLGEQWQAVHPGFDVIRDPAWLAVTGADGNPVAGLDVMIRHNPFGPTDDATCIAGLVSPRPTGQFSGPDRPPMRSRLAEIITRLAGRTGRPRGAVATEWFLRYLESVVRPVLWLDSEAGVALEAHQQNTLLLLDSEGWPTGGRYRDNQGYYFRESRRTELEKRLPGIGQHSDTFVSDEVTDERFAYYLGINNVLGLIGALGSQRLADERLLIAAFRRFLTDAASGPGRLRTPLPARLLDSPVLRCKANLLTRLHGLDELVGPVDTQSVYVTIANPLHM, from the coding sequence TTGAACGCCACCCCTGCATCGGACGGCCGTCCCCAACCGCACCCGTCTGGCGCCTGCGGCACGCAATCCCCGTCGGCTGCGGAGTCCGGCACAGTCCCTCAGCAGAAGGGCAGGACTCACGAGGCCAAGCGCCTGCCGCACGGCACCGCCGACTTCCTCGACCACCCCGACCCGCAGGTCGCCGCGCAAGCCGCCGCCGTCGAGAACCTGCTGCGCTGCTGGGTGCGGGAGAACGGCATCACCGCCCCCGACCACGGCTCCCTCCGCATCCCCCTCCACGCCAGCGCCACCGCCCTGCTGGTCCCCGTCGACTACTGGTCCCCCACCGGTTGGCACCGCTTCGGCCTCCCCTATCTGGAGGACGACCCCGACGCGGCGCCCCCGGTCGACGCGGTCACGGTCGCGGCCCTCCTGACCCGCGAAACCGCCTCCATGGAGGAAGGCAGCCCGACCGCCCCCGAGCCCACCGACGCACACCGCGCCGAGCAGGCCGACTCCTCGAGCGGGCAGGAACAGGCCCCGGTCAAGCCCGGGTTGGACGCTCCAACCGTGTCGGATGCGGTGCCATCGGCTCCCCAGGCGTCGGAGTCGACGACGTCTGAGGCGAAGGTGCCAGAGGTCGAGGTGCCCGAGGCTGGGGCGCCCGAAGCCAAGTCCCCCGAAGCCAAGGCCCCTGAAGTCGAAGGTCCGGAGGGCGAAGGTCCTGAGGCCAGGGCTCTGACCCCGAGCGCCGCGACCCAGCCGCCCAGCCCTCAGATGCCCACCCGGCAGCCACCGACGGGCCTCCCGGCACCGGACGCAACCGGCCCGGCCCCGGCCGGAGTCCTCTCCGGCTCAGCCCCAGCCACCGGCGCAACCGCGCCGCCCGATGAGCCCAGGACGTCCACGCCCGCGGCCCAGGAGTCCACGGACGGCGCCGATCTCGTCGCCCGCGTCGCCGACTCCGTCCGCCGTACCGCCGACTTCCTCGCCGACCGCAGGGACAACCTGGACGACACCCCCGATCTCTTCCTCGCCGCCGAACAGTCCCTCCTCCTCGGTCACCCCCTGCACCCGACCCCGAAGAGCCGCGAGGGCCTCTCCACCACCGAATCCCGGCTCTACTCACCGGAGTTGCGCGGCTCCTTCCCCTTGCACTGGCTGGCGGTCGATCACTCCGTTCTGGCCAAGGCGTCGGCTTGGACCGAGCGGGGCCGCACCGTTCCGGCCGAGCAGCTCACTGCCCGCCTGGCCGGTCCCGGTCTGGCGCCGCCGGACGGCCATGCCCTGCTCCCCGTGCACCCGTGGCAGATGAGGGAACTCAAGCACCGCCCCGAAGCCGCCGAGCTCCTGGCCGCCGGCCTCCTCAAGGACTGCGGCCCGCACGGCGCGCCCTGGTGCCCCACCTCCTCCGTACGCACCCTCTACCGGTCCGGCGCCCCGGCCATGCTGAAGCTGTCCCTGGGGCTGCGCATCACCAACTCCCGTCGTGAGAACCTCCGCAAAGAACTCCACCGCGGCGTCGAGGTCCACCGCCTGCTGCGCAGCGGCCTCGGCGAACAGTGGCAGGCCGTCCACCCCGGCTTCGACGTGATCCGCGACCCCGCCTGGCTCGCCGTCACTGGAGCGGACGGAAACCCCGTCGCCGGGCTCGACGTCATGATCCGGCACAACCCCTTCGGCCCCACCGACGACGCCACCTGCATCGCAGGCCTCGTCTCGCCCCGGCCGACCGGGCAGTTCAGCGGTCCGGACCGCCCGCCGATGCGCTCCCGGCTCGCCGAGATCATCACCCGCCTCGCCGGACGCACCGGCCGACCGCGCGGAGCCGTGGCCACGGAGTGGTTCCTGCGCTACCTGGAAAGCGTCGTCCGCCCCGTGCTGTGGCTGGACAGCGAGGCAGGCGTCGCCTTGGAAGCCCACCAGCAGAACACCCTGCTGCTGCTCGACTCCGAAGGCTGGCCCACCGGCGGTCGCTACCGGGACAACCAGGGCTACTACTTCCGCGAGTCCCGCCGCACCGAGCTGGAGAAGCGACTTCCCGGCATCGGGCAGCACAGCGACACCTTCGTCTCCGACGAGGTGACCGACGAGCGCTTCGCCTACTACCTCGGCATCAACAACGTCCTCGGCCTCATCGGAGCCCTCGGGTCCCAACGCCTGGCAGACGAACGGCTGTTGATCGCTGCCTTCCGCCGCTTCCTCACCGACGCTGCCTCGGGGCCCGGCCGACTGCGCACCCCCCTGCCCGCCCGACTGCTCGACTCACCCGTGCTGCGCTGCAAGGCCAACCTGCTGACCCGGCTGCACGGCCTCGATGAACTGGTCGGCCCCGTCGACACCCAATCCGTCTACGTCACCATCGCCAACCCCCTCCACATGTGA
- a CDS encoding GNAT family N-acetyltransferase, with translation MPPTDASTDAGTGPATAGTTDFEETLDLRLSDELGALTTQNDGQAARAAPDTPGAARPTAGGAGAPAPEDLLDHIAAWGPAATAAGPFQLVPVHPEDDLTLISRWMNDPAIAAFWELAGPPSVTEAHLRAQFDGDGRSVPCLGVLAGTAMSYWEIYRADLDPLARHYQGRPHDTGIHLLIGGVADRGRGLGSTLLRAVADLVLDNRPSCARVVAEPDLRNTPSVSAFLSAGFRFAAEVDLPDKRAALMIRDRALRDLL, from the coding sequence GTGCCTCCCACCGACGCGAGCACTGACGCCGGAACCGGGCCCGCCACCGCGGGCACGACGGACTTCGAAGAGACCCTCGACCTGCGGCTGTCCGACGAACTCGGCGCGCTGACCACCCAGAACGACGGGCAGGCGGCCCGCGCGGCACCCGACACCCCTGGTGCCGCACGGCCGACGGCAGGCGGGGCGGGCGCCCCGGCGCCGGAAGACCTCCTTGACCACATCGCGGCCTGGGGCCCGGCAGCCACCGCCGCCGGCCCCTTCCAACTCGTCCCCGTCCACCCCGAAGACGACCTGACGCTCATCAGCCGGTGGATGAACGACCCCGCCATCGCCGCGTTCTGGGAACTCGCAGGCCCCCCGTCCGTCACAGAGGCGCACCTGCGCGCCCAGTTCGACGGAGACGGACGCAGCGTCCCGTGCCTCGGTGTCCTCGCGGGCACCGCCATGAGCTACTGGGAGATCTACCGTGCCGACCTCGATCCGCTGGCGCGCCATTACCAAGGCCGACCCCACGACACCGGAATTCACCTCCTGATCGGTGGCGTCGCCGACCGCGGCCGAGGTCTCGGCAGCACCTTGCTCAGAGCCGTCGCCGATCTCGTACTCGACAACCGCCCCTCCTGCGCACGTGTCGTAGCAGAACCAGACCTGCGCAACACCCCCTCCGTCTCCGCCTTTCTCAGCGCCGGCTTCCGCTTCGCAGCCGAGGTCGACCTTCCCGACAAGCGCGCCGCGCTGATGATCCGCGACCGGGCACTGCGTGACCTGCTCTGA
- a CDS encoding IucA/IucC family protein, with protein MPNPSGPRQPHDTTALYDPPELTHERWEQAGRRLLAKIISEFAYEEIIQPVPADGGEDSGTYHLHLDELPAGEQPRPLLTFRARRGAYGSWRVDPASLALAEGADRPRPLTDPLRFLTAARRTLGLDGATLGHLIRELTLTLSADTRLDDGALSAAELADLGYAELEGHQTGHPWLVLNKGRIGFSATDARHWAPEARTSATIPWIAVHTSLATYRGVAGLDTSDKLYARELTAATEESYAAILRARGHDPEEYLYLPVHPWQWDDVVLPLFAPSVAAGKVVPLPTDGDLRLPQQSIRTFLNTTHPDRHTIKLPLSVLNTLVWRGLPTERTLAAPAVTSWVHALRDTDPFLRDECRVILLGEVASVAVEHPVYDSLPEVPYQYKELLGAIWREPLTRYLAPGERARTLACLLHTDPQGRAVVAELIERSGLTPTVWLSHLFTALLPPLLHFLYRYGTVFSPHGENTIVVFDDSDVPVRLAVKDFVDDVNVSAERVPEHDSMPPAVRDILLTEPPAFLTQFIHAGLFVGVFRYLAPLCEEQLGVAESDFWALVRAEILRHQARVPELKERYEMFDLLTPRIDRLCLNRNRLHLDGYRDRAERPHAAVHGTVPNPLHQP; from the coding sequence GTGCCGAATCCCTCAGGACCCCGCCAACCCCACGACACCACCGCGCTCTACGATCCGCCCGAGCTGACACACGAGCGCTGGGAGCAGGCAGGCCGACGGCTGCTTGCCAAGATCATCAGTGAGTTCGCGTACGAAGAGATCATCCAGCCGGTTCCCGCGGACGGAGGCGAGGACTCGGGCACGTACCACCTCCACCTCGACGAACTCCCCGCGGGCGAGCAGCCCCGCCCTCTCCTCACCTTCCGGGCCCGGCGCGGCGCCTACGGCAGCTGGCGCGTGGACCCGGCCAGCCTGGCCCTCGCCGAAGGCGCCGACCGGCCCCGGCCACTGACCGACCCGCTGCGGTTCCTGACCGCCGCGCGCCGCACCCTCGGCCTGGACGGCGCCACGCTCGGACACCTCATCCGCGAACTGACCCTCACCCTCAGCGCCGACACCCGCCTCGACGATGGCGCGCTCAGCGCGGCCGAGCTGGCCGACCTCGGATACGCGGAACTCGAAGGGCACCAGACCGGCCACCCCTGGCTCGTCCTCAACAAAGGCCGCATCGGCTTCTCCGCGACCGACGCCCGGCACTGGGCACCCGAGGCCCGCACCAGCGCGACCATCCCCTGGATCGCGGTCCACACCAGCCTCGCCACCTACCGGGGCGTGGCCGGCCTCGACACCTCCGACAAGCTCTACGCCCGCGAACTCACCGCCGCCACGGAGGAGTCCTACGCCGCCATACTCCGCGCGCGGGGCCACGATCCGGAGGAGTACCTCTACCTGCCGGTCCACCCCTGGCAGTGGGACGACGTCGTGCTGCCCCTCTTCGCCCCCTCCGTCGCCGCCGGAAAGGTCGTCCCGCTGCCGACCGACGGCGATCTGCGCTTGCCCCAGCAATCCATCCGTACATTCCTGAACACCACACACCCCGACCGGCACACCATCAAGCTGCCGCTGTCGGTCCTCAACACCCTGGTGTGGCGGGGACTGCCCACGGAGCGCACACTCGCGGCCCCGGCCGTCACCTCCTGGGTGCACGCCTTGCGTGACACCGACCCGTTCCTGCGTGACGAGTGCCGGGTCATCCTCCTCGGAGAGGTCGCATCCGTAGCGGTCGAGCACCCCGTATACGACTCACTGCCGGAAGTTCCCTATCAGTACAAGGAACTGCTGGGCGCCATCTGGCGCGAGCCCCTCACGCGCTACCTCGCGCCGGGGGAGCGCGCCCGCACCCTCGCCTGCCTGCTGCACACCGATCCGCAGGGGCGCGCGGTCGTCGCCGAACTCATCGAGCGCTCCGGGCTGACGCCGACTGTCTGGCTGAGCCACCTGTTCACAGCGCTCCTGCCGCCCCTGCTCCACTTCCTCTACCGGTACGGCACGGTGTTCTCGCCCCACGGTGAGAACACCATTGTTGTTTTCGACGACAGTGACGTCCCGGTACGGCTCGCGGTGAAGGACTTCGTAGACGACGTGAACGTCAGCGCCGAGCGTGTGCCGGAGCACGATTCCATGCCCCCCGCCGTGCGCGACATCCTGCTGACCGAGCCCCCCGCCTTCCTCACCCAGTTCATCCACGCGGGGCTCTTCGTCGGTGTCTTCCGCTATCTGGCGCCGCTGTGCGAGGAGCAACTGGGTGTCGCCGAATCCGACTTCTGGGCCCTCGTCCGCGCCGAGATCCTGCGCCACCAGGCTCGCGTCCCCGAGCTCAAAGAGCGCTACGAGATGTTCGACCTGCTCACTCCCCGTATCGACAGGCTCTGTCTGAACCGCAACCGGCTCCACCTCGACGGCTACCGCGACCGCGCCGAGCGCCCGCACGCCGCCGTTCACGGGACCGTGCCGAACCCGCTCCACCAGCCTTGA
- a CDS encoding ATP-dependent DNA helicase, protein MTKPSLPELLHAAVAAVGGTERPGQVTMAETVAEAIDDGSHALVQAGTGTGKSLGYLVPALAHGERVVVATATLALQRQLVERDLPRTVDALHPLLRRRPEFAMLKGRSNYLCLHRLHEGVPQEEEEGLFDQFEAAAPTSKLGRDLLRLRDWADETENGDRDDLAPGVSDRAWAQVSVSSRECLGASRCAYGQECFAEAARERAKLSEVVVTNHALLAIDAIEGAPVLPQHEVLIVDEAHELVSRVTGVATGELTPGQVNRAVRRAAKLVDEKVADQLQTAAEGFERLMELALPGRLEEIPEDLGYALMALRDAARAVITALGTTRDKSVQDEDAVRKQALASVETIHEVAERITTGSEYDVVWYERHDRFGASLRVAPMSVSGLLREKLFTDRSVVLTSATLKLGGDFNGVGASLGLAPEGTRADDAPVWKGVDVGSPFDYRKQGILYVAQHLARPGRDGTREDMLDELAELIEAAGGRTLGLFSSMRAAQSAAEELRGRLDMPILLQGEETLGELIKNFAADEPTCLFGTLSLWQGVDVPGTSCQLVVMDKIPFPRPDDPLMSARQKAVDEAGGNGFMAVAATHAALLMAQGAGRLVRASGDRGVVAVLDPRLATARYGSYLRASLPDFWYTTDRNQVRRSLAAIDTAAQEKSE, encoded by the coding sequence ATGACGAAGCCCTCACTCCCCGAGCTCCTGCACGCCGCTGTCGCCGCCGTCGGAGGCACGGAGCGCCCTGGCCAGGTGACCATGGCCGAGACCGTCGCCGAGGCGATCGACGACGGTTCCCACGCGCTGGTCCAGGCCGGCACCGGCACCGGTAAGTCCCTCGGCTATCTGGTGCCCGCGCTGGCCCACGGGGAGCGGGTCGTCGTCGCGACGGCCACCCTGGCGCTGCAGCGCCAGCTGGTCGAGCGGGACCTGCCGCGGACGGTGGACGCCCTGCATCCGCTGCTGCGCCGCCGCCCCGAGTTCGCCATGCTCAAGGGCCGGTCGAACTATCTGTGTCTGCACCGCCTCCACGAAGGCGTGCCGCAGGAGGAGGAAGAGGGCCTCTTCGACCAGTTCGAGGCCGCTGCCCCCACCAGCAAGCTCGGCCGTGACCTGCTGCGCCTGCGGGACTGGGCGGACGAGACCGAGAACGGTGACCGCGACGACCTCGCCCCCGGCGTCTCCGACCGCGCCTGGGCCCAGGTCTCCGTCTCCTCCCGGGAGTGCTTGGGCGCCTCCCGCTGCGCGTACGGCCAGGAGTGCTTCGCCGAGGCGGCCCGCGAGCGCGCCAAGCTCTCCGAGGTCGTGGTCACCAACCACGCCCTCCTCGCCATCGACGCGATCGAGGGCGCCCCGGTCCTCCCGCAGCACGAAGTACTGATCGTGGACGAGGCCCACGAGCTGGTCTCCCGGGTGACCGGCGTCGCCACCGGCGAGCTCACCCCAGGGCAGGTCAACCGCGCGGTGCGCCGCGCGGCGAAGCTCGTCGACGAGAAGGTCGCGGACCAGCTCCAGACGGCCGCGGAGGGCTTCGAGCGGCTGATGGAGCTGGCGCTGCCCGGCCGCCTGGAGGAGATCCCGGAGGACCTCGGCTATGCGCTGATGGCCCTGCGGGACGCCGCCCGCGCGGTCATCACCGCGCTCGGCACGACCCGCGACAAGTCGGTCCAGGACGAGGACGCCGTCCGCAAGCAGGCTCTGGCCTCCGTGGAGACCATCCACGAGGTGGCCGAGCGCATCACGACCGGCTCCGAGTACGACGTCGTCTGGTACGAGCGCCACGACCGCTTCGGCGCTTCCCTGCGCGTGGCCCCCATGTCGGTGTCCGGCCTCCTCCGGGAGAAGCTCTTCACCGACCGCTCGGTGGTCCTCACGTCCGCCACGCTCAAGCTCGGCGGGGATTTCAACGGGGTGGGGGCGTCTCTGGGCCTCGCCCCCGAGGGCACCCGGGCCGATGACGCCCCGGTGTGGAAGGGCGTGGACGTCGGCTCGCCCTTCGACTACCGCAAGCAGGGCATCCTGTACGTCGCCCAGCACCTGGCCCGCCCGGGCCGCGACGGCACGCGCGAGGACATGCTCGACGAGCTGGCCGAGCTGATCGAGGCCGCGGGCGGGCGCACGCTCGGCCTGTTCTCCTCGATGCGCGCGGCGCAGTCGGCGGCCGAGGAGCTGCGCGGGCGCCTCGACATGCCGATCCTGCTCCAGGGAGAGGAGACCCTGGGCGAGTTGATCAAGAACTTCGCGGCCGACGAGCCGACCTGCCTGTTCGGCACGCTCTCGCTGTGGCAGGGCGTCGACGTGCCGGGCACCAGCTGCCAGCTCGTGGTCATGGACAAGATCCCGTTCCCGCGCCCGGACGACCCGCTGATGAGCGCCCGCCAGAAGGCCGTGGACGAGGCGGGCGGCAATGGCTTCATGGCGGTCGCGGCGACGCACGCCGCTCTGCTGATGGCACAGGGCGCCGGACGTCTCGTACGGGCGTCGGGGGACCGGGGTGTGGTCGCGGTCCTGGACCCGCGCCTCGCCACGGCCCGGTACGGCAGCTATCTGAGGGCGTCGCTGCCGGACTTCTGGTACACCACGGACCGCAATCAGGTGCGCCGCTCACTGGCGGCGATCGATACGGCGGCGCAGGAGAAGAGCGAGTAG
- the lexA gene encoding transcriptional repressor LexA produces the protein MTTTADSATISAQDRSRSRFEPVHAMNDAATNQEGPKPTRSLPGRPPGIRADSSGLTDRQRRVIEVIRDSVQRRGYPPSMREIGQAVGLSSTSSVAHQLMALERKGFLRRDPHRPRAYEVRGSDQPSTQATDTTGKPAASYVPLVGRIAAGGPILAEESVEDVFPLPRQLVGDGELFVLKVVGDSMIEAAICDGDWVTVRRQPVAENGDIVAAMLDGEATVKRFKREDGHVWLLPHNAAYQPIPGDEATILGKVVAVLRRV, from the coding sequence GTGACCACCACCGCAGACAGCGCCACTATCAGTGCCCAGGACCGCTCCCGGAGCCGATTCGAGCCGGTGCATGCCATGAATGACGCAGCCACGAACCAGGAGGGGCCCAAGCCCACTCGCTCCCTGCCGGGCCGACCTCCAGGAATCCGCGCCGACAGCTCCGGCCTCACGGACCGCCAGCGCCGGGTGATCGAGGTCATCCGGGACTCGGTGCAGCGGCGCGGCTACCCGCCGTCGATGCGGGAGATCGGGCAGGCGGTCGGCCTCTCCAGCACCTCCTCGGTGGCACACCAGCTGATGGCTCTCGAGCGCAAGGGATTCCTGCGCCGCGACCCGCACCGCCCGCGCGCGTACGAGGTCCGCGGCTCGGACCAGCCGAGCACCCAGGCCACCGACACGACCGGCAAGCCCGCCGCCTCGTACGTCCCCCTCGTCGGCCGCATCGCCGCGGGTGGCCCCATCCTCGCCGAGGAGTCCGTCGAGGATGTGTTCCCCCTCCCTCGCCAGCTCGTCGGCGACGGTGAGCTGTTCGTCCTGAAGGTCGTCGGTGACTCCATGATCGAGGCCGCGATCTGTGACGGCGACTGGGTGACGGTCCGCCGCCAGCCCGTCGCGGAGAACGGCGATATCGTCGCCGCGATGCTCGACGGCGAGGCCACGGTCAAGCGCTTCAAGCGCGAGGACGGCCACGTCTGGCTGCTGCCCCACAACGCCGCGTACCAGCCGATCCCCGGCGACGAGGCGACGATCCTCGGCAAGGTGGTGGCGGTCCTGCGCCGGGTGTGA
- the nrdR gene encoding transcriptional regulator NrdR: MHCPFCRHPDSRVVDSRTTDDGTSIRRRRQCPDCSRRFTTVETCSLMVVKRSGVTEPFSRTKVINGVRKACQGRPVTEDALAQLGQRVEEAVRATGSAELTTHDVGLAILGPLQELDLVAYLRFASVYRAFDSLEDFEAAIVELRERCEERGDRAPDGSDAERAATGRGPGGTAEVPQPATAAD; encoded by the coding sequence ATGCACTGCCCCTTCTGCAGGCACCCCGACAGCCGCGTAGTCGACAGCCGCACCACCGATGACGGCACGTCGATCCGCAGGCGCCGTCAGTGCCCGGACTGCTCGCGCCGTTTCACGACGGTGGAGACGTGCTCACTGATGGTGGTCAAGCGCAGCGGCGTGACCGAACCCTTCAGCCGCACCAAGGTCATCAATGGCGTCCGCAAGGCATGCCAGGGGCGACCGGTGACGGAGGACGCGCTGGCTCAGCTGGGCCAGCGGGTCGAGGAAGCGGTGCGGGCCACGGGCAGCGCCGAACTGACCACTCATGACGTGGGCCTCGCCATACTCGGTCCGCTGCAGGAGCTCGACCTCGTCGCCTATCTGCGCTTCGCGTCCGTGTACCGGGCGTTCGACTCGCTCGAGGACTTCGAGGCCGCGATCGTGGAGCTGAGGGAGCGGTGCGAGGAACGGGGTGACCGCGCGCCGGACGGCTCCGACGCGGAGCGTGCCGCGACCGGCCGCGGGCCCGGAGGGACTGCAGAAGTCCCGCAGCCTGCCACTGCCGCCGACTGA